The following proteins are encoded in a genomic region of Candidatus Sulfotelmatobacter sp.:
- the lat gene encoding L-lysine 6-transaminase, whose protein sequence is MKPQVTTARHILPAEVHATIARHMLADGYDIVLDLEKSKGRRLYDSRSGRTLLDMFSFFATLPIGLNHPGMKQPEFLSRLTRAALANPANSDIYTVEMAEFVETFGRLAMPDYLPHLFLISGGTLGVENAIKAAMDWKVRHNFRKGYAQEKGTQVLHFQQAFHGRSGYALSLTNTADPRKYQYFAHFDWPRVSSPGLRFPANEQELTRVKRAENESLDQIKNAFASRRDEICCVLIEPIQAEGGDHHFRPEFLRALRDVAHENDALLIFDEVQTGMGLTGRMWAHQHWDVRPDLLAFGKKVQVCGMMAGGRIDEEPDNVFHISSRINSTWGGSLADMVRCQRYLEIMDEERLIENAATVGAHLKSGLETLAAERPELTGNPRGKGLMCALDFRDTTLRDSVADRCFELGMMILPCGHTGLRFRPPLDVIGAEVDEALGILRRALDKAATRAA, encoded by the coding sequence GTGAAGCCGCAGGTGACGACCGCACGGCACATCCTGCCGGCCGAGGTGCACGCCACGATCGCCCGGCACATGCTCGCCGACGGCTACGACATCGTGCTCGACCTCGAGAAGTCGAAGGGCCGCCGGCTCTACGATTCGCGCAGCGGTCGCACGCTGCTCGACATGTTCTCCTTCTTTGCGACGCTGCCGATCGGCCTCAATCACCCCGGCATGAAGCAGCCCGAGTTTCTCTCGCGTCTGACCCGCGCGGCGCTCGCCAATCCCGCCAACTCCGACATCTACACCGTCGAGATGGCGGAATTCGTCGAAACTTTCGGCCGGCTCGCGATGCCCGATTACCTGCCGCACCTGTTCCTGATCTCGGGCGGCACGCTGGGCGTCGAAAACGCGATCAAGGCGGCCATGGACTGGAAGGTGCGCCACAACTTCCGCAAGGGCTACGCCCAGGAAAAGGGCACGCAGGTGCTGCACTTCCAGCAGGCATTCCATGGCCGTTCCGGCTACGCCCTGTCGCTCACCAACACCGCCGATCCGCGCAAGTACCAGTACTTCGCGCATTTCGACTGGCCGCGCGTGTCGAGCCCCGGCCTGCGCTTCCCGGCCAACGAGCAGGAGCTGACCCGCGTCAAGCGCGCCGAGAACGAATCGCTGGATCAGATCAAGAACGCGTTCGCGAGCCGCCGCGACGAGATCTGCTGCGTGCTGATCGAGCCGATCCAGGCCGAGGGCGGCGACCACCACTTCCGCCCCGAGTTCCTGCGCGCGCTGCGCGACGTCGCGCACGAGAACGACGCGCTGTTGATCTTCGACGAAGTGCAGACCGGCATGGGGCTCACCGGCCGGATGTGGGCGCATCAACACTGGGACGTGCGCCCCGACCTGCTGGCGTTCGGCAAGAAGGTGCAGGTGTGCGGCATGATGGCGGGCGGGAGGATCGACGAGGAGCCCGACAACGTGTTCCACATCTCGAGCCGGATCAACTCGACGTGGGGTGGAAGCCTGGCCGACATGGTGCGCTGCCAGCGCTACCTCGAGATCATGGACGAGGAGCGGCTGATCGAGAACGCCGCCACCGTCGGGGCGCATCTCAAGAGCGGCCTGGAAACGCTGGCCGCCGAGCGCCCCGAGCTGACCGGCAATCCGCGCGGCAAGGGCCTGATGTGCGCGCTGGATTTCCGCGACACGACCTTGCGCGACTCGGTGGCCGATCGCTGCTTCGAGCTGGGCATGATGATCCTGCCCTGCGGCCACACCGGCCTCCGCTTCCGCCCGCCCCTCGACGTCATCGGCGCCGAAGTGGACGAAGCACTCGGCATCCTGCGCCGCGCGCTCGACAAGGCCGCCACCCGAGCGGCATGA